The segment ACCCGCCCGCGGCGGCTGCGGACGACGCCGGCGATGCGCGACCTCGTCGCCGACGTCCGCCTCCACCCGTCGAACCTGGTGTGGCCCACGTTCGTGCTGCCCGGGGAGGGCCGCACCGAGCCGGTGGCGTCCCTCCCCGGCGTCCAGCGCTACAGCGTCGACCGGCTCCTGCCGGAGCTCGAGCGGGCGCACGCCGCCGGCGTGCGCGCCGCGATGCTGTTCGGCGTGGTCGGCGCGGACGCCAAGGACCCGCACGGGACCGCCGCCGCCAACCCCGACGGGCCGGTCCCGCGCGCCCTGCGCGCCGCCCGCGCGGCGTTCGGGGACGACCTGGTCCTCATGAGCGACGTGTGCCTGTGCGGCTACACCGACCACGGGCACTGCGGCGTCCTCGCCCCGCCCCGCCCGGGGGCGGGCGTCGCGCAGGTCGCGAACGACGCGACGCTGCCCCGCCTCGCGGAGATGGCGGTCCGCCACGCGGAGGCCGGCGCGGACGTCGTCGCCCCGAGCGACATGATGGACGGCCGCGTCGCCGCGATCCGTGCCGGCCTGGACGCCGCCGGCTTCGACGCGACCGCGATCCTGTCGTACGCCGTGAAGTACGCCTCGGCGTTCTACGGACCGTTCCGAGAGGCGGCGGGGTCCGCGCCGCAGGGGACGCTCGACGGCCCGCCCGCACCGCACGACCGCCGGACCTACCAGATGGACCCCGCCGCGTCGCGCGCCGCGGACGTCGAGGTCGCCCTCGACGCCGCGGAGGGCGCGGACCTGCTGATGGTGAAGCCGGCGGGGCCGTACCTGGACGTGATCCGCCGCGTGCGCGATGCGACGTCGCGACCGGTGGCGGCGTACCAGGTGTCGGGCGAGTACGCGATGCTGGAGGCGGCCATCCGTGCGGGCGTCCTCGAGCGCGAGCCGGCCCTGACGGAGTCGCTGCTGGCGCTTCGGCGGGCCGGCGCCGACCTGATCCTGAGCTACCACGCCGTCGCCGCCGCCGAGGGAGGCTGGGGCGCGTGACCCGCCGTTCCCCCCGCCGCCCCTCGCGCCGCGTCGCGACCCGCATCGCCTTCGCGGTGATCGTGACGTTCGTGCTGGCGCAGGTGACCTGGTGGTTGGTGTTCCAAACCCGCCTCCTCGACGCCGCCGCCGAGGAGCGCGCGGCGGCGTGGGCCCGCGACGTCACGACCGCCAACGAGGTGCTCGTGCGCAGCCCCGGGGCGCTGGAGGAGCTGCTGGCGCGCTACCCGCACCTCCGCCGCGTGCCCGGCGACGGG is part of the Trueperaceae bacterium genome and harbors:
- the hemB gene encoding porphobilinogen synthase; translated protein: MSAGPTRPRRLRTTPAMRDLVADVRLHPSNLVWPTFVLPGEGRTEPVASLPGVQRYSVDRLLPELERAHAAGVRAAMLFGVVGADAKDPHGTAAANPDGPVPRALRAARAAFGDDLVLMSDVCLCGYTDHGHCGVLAPPRPGAGVAQVANDATLPRLAEMAVRHAEAGADVVAPSDMMDGRVAAIRAGLDAAGFDATAILSYAVKYASAFYGPFREAAGSAPQGTLDGPPAPHDRRTYQMDPAASRAADVEVALDAAEGADLLMVKPAGPYLDVIRRVRDATSRPVAAYQVSGEYAMLEAAIRAGVLEREPALTESLLALRRAGADLILSYHAVAAAEGGWGA